A window of Streptomyces broussonetiae genomic DNA:
TTGATCGCCGCGGCGGGCGGGGTCGCGCCGTAGCAGACGCGGCCGTCTGCCGGGTGCGGGTCCGCCGTGGTGTGCCGCGCAGCCGCCCGCACCACCGCGAAGTCGCGGTCCCCACCAGGCCGTGCAGCCGCCGTAGCCCCTGCGCACCCCCAAGTGCCGCTCCGTCACCCCCGCGTCAGCGACAGCAGCTCCCGGGCCGGCCCCGTCGGGCGGTGTCCCGTCGGCCAGACCGCGCGCAGATCGCGGCGCAGCGAGACGCCCTCCACCGGGATGCTGACCAGCCGTCGCAGCGACAGTTCCTCGCCCACGACCAATTCGCTCAGGACCGAGGGACCCGCGCCGCTGACCGCCGAGGCCTTGACCGCGGTGGTCGAGGACAGCTCGATCAGGGGCCGGGCCGGGCCGCCGAGGGCCGCGTCCAGGACCTGGCGGGTGCCGGAGCCGCGCTCGCGCAGGATCAGGGGGGTCTCGGCGAGTTCCTGCGCCGTGACGGGTCGTCGGCGGCGGGCCCAGGGGTGGCCGGGGGCGGTGACGACGATCAGGCGGTCGTGGGCGATGACCGTGGAGTCCAGGCCGGTCGGGACCGTCAGCCCCTCCACGAAGCCGAGGTCCGCCTCGCCGGACAGCAGCAGTTCCGCAACCTTCGTCGAATTGCCGGCGAGCAGCGAGACCGCCGTGTCGGGGCGCCCGGCGTGCAGCGCGAGGAGCCAGCCGGGCAGCAGGTACTCGGCGATCGTCATGCTCGCCGCGACCCTCAGGCGTGAGTCCCGTCGGTCCCGCAGCGCTCGCGCGCCCGCGTCGAAGGCCGCCGCCGCCTCCACCACCCGGCGGGCCCAGTCCGTCACCAGGGCACCGGCCTCCGTGAGCCGGGAGCCGCGCGGCGAGCGGTCGACCAGGGCCACGCCCAGCTGCCGTTCCATGGAGCGGATCCGGCTGCTGGCCGCGGGCTGGGTGATGCCGACCTCGCGCGCCGCCGCGCCGAGACTGCCCAGCCGTGCCACCGCCAGCAGCAGCTCCAGTGCGGCCAGGTCCGGCACCCGGTGCGCCAGCGATTCCCTGCGCTCGTACTGCCCCTCCGCCTCGCTCATAAGACCAGCTTATGCCCTCATACACAGGAACTCCCTGGTCAGGGGCGGATCCCGGCGCGACCGTGGAGTCATGGTCATCGCAGCGCAGCCCCCGCCCGCCTCCTCCGTCCTGTATGCCGCCCGGGTCCGGTACCTCGGCCCGAACTGGTACGCCGCGGTCATGGGCACCGCCATCGTCGGCTCGGCCGGTGCCGCGCTGCCCGGCC
This region includes:
- a CDS encoding LysR family transcriptional regulator; this translates as MSEAEGQYERRESLAHRVPDLAALELLLAVARLGSLGAAAREVGITQPAASSRIRSMERQLGVALVDRSPRGSRLTEAGALVTDWARRVVEAAAAFDAGARALRDRRDSRLRVAASMTIAEYLLPGWLLALHAGRPDTAVSLLAGNSTKVAELLLSGEADLGFVEGLTVPTGLDSTVIAHDRLIVVTAPGHPWARRRRPVTAQELAETPLILRERGSGTRQVLDAALGGPARPLIELSSTTAVKASAVSGAGPSVLSELVVGEELSLRRLVSIPVEGVSLRRDLRAVWPTGHRPTGPARELLSLTRG